A genomic region of Alnus glutinosa chromosome 11, dhAlnGlut1.1, whole genome shotgun sequence contains the following coding sequences:
- the LOC133881116 gene encoding uncharacterized protein LOC133881116, producing MNGGAFLSLTGEEAYRTLDQLSDNSQQWDFSSYRDRSACIQKKGGIYEVKEDMELKMKLDALTKKVDALVIGKSINVVNPFHVDCCSTCASPIHSAQTCPSLPTFVESSMEQAIAKMETQIGQIANHLGEREKGKLPSQPVPNPRLQFQGGSSSNAVQGQEDVQAIVSLRSGRQVDNQVGLPEENPVAQQERNSGSTKEKDVESSTATDETPPRSFIPKAPYPDRLLAPKKGGKFEDILEVFKQVQINIPFLDAIQQVSSYAKFLKDFITVKRKTNVPKKVCLTEHVSSILQCKLAIKHKDPGCPTISCMIGVSRIEKALLDLGASVNLLPYSVYLQLGLGELKPTSMTLQLADRPVKVPRGIIEDVLIKISFSNMAVELNIFDISKQPLETIEIGSACLIEEIIEDTIDETSIEDPLEACFVQFGEDLDLDKLLKQANAMLEFAPLESSKEDEVAVPEPPNKELKPLLDNLKYKFLGPAESLPVIIASDLVDTQEEKLLDVLREHKEAIG from the exons atgaatggaggcgcatttctgagtttgacgggagaagaAGCATATCGGACCTTGGATCAGTTGTCCGACAactcccaacagtgggatttttcaagctatcGGGATAGATCAGCTTGCatccaaaagaagggaggcatctacgagGTGAAGGAAGATATGGAGCTAAAGATGAAGTTAGATGCCCTTACTAAGAAGGTCGATGCCCTCGTCATAGGGAAATCCATCAATGTGGTGAACCCATTCCACGTGGATTGCTGTTCCACCTGTGCTAGCCCCATTCACTCAGCACAAACTTGTCCTTCTTTGCCAACCTTTGTCGAGTCATCAATGGAACAA gctattgccaagatggagactcAAATTGGGCAGATTGCTAATCACCTgggtgagagagaaaaaggaaagctCCCTAGCCAGCCTGTACCAAATCCAAGGTTGCAGTTTCAAGGGGGAAGTTCATCCAATGCTGTGCAGGGGCAAGAGGATGTTCAAGCCATTGTCTCACTTAGGTCAGggagacaagtggacaaccaagtgggTCTTCCTGAAGAGAACCCTGTTGCTCAACAAGAGCGAAATAGTGGCAGCACAAAGGAAAAGGATGTGGAGTCATCTACAGCCACTGATGAGACCCCTCCTAGGTCATTTATACCTAAGGCGCCCTACCCTGACAGATTACTTGCGCCCAAAAAAGGAGggaagttcgaggacattctggaggtattcAAGCAGGTGCAGATCAATATCCCATTTTTAGATGCCATCCAGCAGGTGTCgtcttatgccaagttcttAAAGGACTTTATTACTGTTAAAAGAAAGACCAATGTCCCGAAGAAGGTATGTTTGACCGAGCATGTCAGTTCGATCCTGCAATGCAAGTTGGCCATCAAgcacaaggaccctggatgtccgaCCATCTCTTGCATGATAGGAGTTAGCCGCATAGAGAAGGCTCTGCTAGATCTTGGAGCAAGTGTCAACCTCCTGCCTTATTCGGTTTACCTACAATTGGGGTTGGGAGAATTGAAGCCTACCTCTATGACGCTCCAATTGGCTGATCGGCCAGTAAAGGTACCACGGGGAATTattgaggatgttttgattaag ATCTCTTTTAGTAATATGGccgtggagctgaacatcttcgACATCAGCAAACAACCATTAGAGACTATTGAGATTGGAAGTGcatgcttgattgaggagatcattgAAGATACTATTGATGAAACGAGCATTGAGGACCCCTTAGAGGCGTGCTTTGTTCAATTCGGAGAAGATTTGGATTTAGATAAGCTGCTTAAGCAAGCAAATGCCAtgttagagtttgctcctctagAGAGCAGCAAGGAAGATGAGgtagcagtacctgagcctcccaATAAGGAACTTAAGCCATTGCTTGACAATCtgaagtataagttcctaggtccagctGAATCATTGCCAGTGATTATAGCATCAGACTTAGTTGATactcaagaagaaaaattactGGATGTTTTAAGAGAGCACAAGGAGGCTATTGGCTAG